The following are encoded in a window of Rhizobium sp. 11515TR genomic DNA:
- a CDS encoding 2-hydroxyacid dehydrogenase, giving the protein MPAKSPVLVDLKFNPVSIAKALETAFADRGSINLADPANKGVDLSHVDYALLWKPDADLFERAPNLKVIFSGGAGVDSMMSIAGLPDIPMVRFVDRSLTTRMSEWVVMQCLMHLRDVQGHFRNQRQHIWAPQHGPEAADVTVGVMGLGVLGCDAAAKLKVMGFNVIGWSRSRKEIDGMETFDAGGLDTFLARTDILVGLLPLTAETTGIYNASLFSKLHRNGPLGKPVFINAGRGKSQAAADIASAVRTGILGGASLDVFAVEPLAADDPLWSLENVIITPHDSAVSDEKALMRHVEEQIARFERGEPLQHLVDRGRGY; this is encoded by the coding sequence ATGCCGGCCAAAAGCCCCGTTCTCGTCGATCTCAAATTCAATCCCGTGTCCATTGCCAAGGCGCTTGAGACGGCCTTTGCCGATCGCGGCAGCATCAATCTGGCCGATCCTGCCAATAAAGGCGTGGATCTCTCCCATGTCGACTACGCGCTGTTGTGGAAGCCGGATGCCGATCTTTTCGAGCGCGCCCCCAATCTCAAGGTCATCTTCTCGGGCGGCGCCGGCGTCGATTCCATGATGTCGATTGCCGGTCTGCCTGACATCCCGATGGTCCGCTTCGTCGATCGCAGTCTCACGACGCGGATGAGCGAATGGGTGGTCATGCAATGTCTGATGCACCTGCGCGATGTGCAGGGACATTTCAGGAATCAGCGACAGCACATATGGGCGCCGCAGCATGGTCCGGAAGCTGCTGACGTCACCGTCGGCGTCATGGGCCTCGGCGTTCTCGGCTGCGATGCCGCCGCGAAATTGAAAGTCATGGGCTTCAACGTCATCGGCTGGTCCCGCAGCAGGAAAGAGATCGACGGTATGGAAACCTTCGATGCTGGTGGGCTTGATACGTTTCTGGCGCGTACCGACATTCTCGTCGGTCTGCTGCCGCTGACGGCAGAGACGACTGGGATCTACAATGCTTCGCTCTTTTCCAAGCTGCATCGCAACGGCCCGCTCGGCAAGCCGGTCTTCATCAATGCCGGCCGCGGCAAGAGCCAGGCTGCGGCCGATATTGCTTCGGCTGTTCGCACCGGCATTCTCGGCGGCGCCTCCCTCGATGTCTTCGCCGTCGAGCCGCTGGCAGCGGACGATCCGCTTTGGAGCCTGGAAAATGTCATCATCACGCCGCATGATTCCGCCGTCTCTGACGAAAAGGCATTGATGCGCCACGTCGAGGAGCAGATCGCGCGCTTCGAACGCGGCGAACCGCTGCAGCATCTGGTAGATCGCGGTCGGGGTTACTAA
- a CDS encoding ABC transporter permease — MDAANQQSLPTTVKPPRKGLFSPTNVRRWENFKANRRGYWSLWIFLVLFVLSLGAEFIVNDRPILISYKGEILTPVFVDYPEEKFGGFLAQTDYRAPDIQDEINANGWMIWPPIHYSYQTANSNLPTGMSAPTPPFWAMSKETRCSGYPGGVADPNCNWSNFNWLGTDDQARDVLARLIYGFRISVLFGLALTICSAVVGVCAGAIQGYFGGWTDLLMQRFIEIWSSMPVLYILLIIASVLPPGFFILLGILLLFSWVGLVGVVRAEFLRARNFEYVRAARALGVNNRTIMYRHLLPNAMVATLTFVPFILSGSITTLTSLDFLGFGMPPGSPSLGEMIAQGKSNLQAPWLGLSAFFTMSIMLSLLIFIGEAVRDAFDPRKTFR, encoded by the coding sequence ATGGATGCAGCCAATCAGCAGAGTCTTCCGACGACGGTGAAGCCGCCGCGCAAGGGATTGTTCTCGCCGACCAATGTGCGCCGCTGGGAGAACTTCAAGGCGAACCGCCGCGGCTACTGGTCGCTCTGGATCTTCCTGGTGCTGTTCGTGCTCAGTCTAGGTGCCGAATTCATCGTCAACGACCGGCCGATCCTGATTTCCTATAAGGGCGAGATCCTGACGCCGGTCTTCGTCGATTATCCGGAAGAGAAGTTCGGCGGTTTCCTGGCGCAGACGGATTACCGCGCCCCGGATATTCAGGATGAGATCAACGCCAATGGCTGGATGATCTGGCCGCCGATCCATTATTCCTATCAGACCGCCAATTCCAACCTTCCCACGGGAATGTCGGCGCCGACGCCGCCTTTCTGGGCGATGAGCAAGGAGACGCGCTGCTCGGGCTATCCCGGCGGTGTTGCCGATCCGAATTGCAACTGGAGCAATTTCAACTGGCTCGGCACCGATGACCAGGCGCGAGACGTGCTTGCCCGCCTGATCTACGGCTTCCGCATCTCGGTACTGTTCGGTCTGGCGCTCACCATCTGCTCGGCTGTCGTCGGCGTCTGCGCCGGTGCGATACAGGGCTATTTCGGCGGCTGGACCGATCTTCTGATGCAGCGCTTCATCGAAATCTGGTCGTCCATGCCGGTGCTTTATATCCTGCTGATCATCGCCTCGGTACTGCCGCCGGGCTTCTTCATCCTCCTCGGCATATTGCTGCTGTTTTCCTGGGTCGGTCTCGTTGGCGTCGTGCGCGCCGAATTCCTCCGGGCGCGCAATTTCGAATATGTGCGCGCCGCCCGCGCGCTCGGCGTCAACAACCGCACCATCATGTATCGCCACCTGCTGCCGAACGCGATGGTGGCGACGCTAACCTTCGTTCCTTTCATCCTGTCGGGTTCGATCACCACCCTGACCTCATTGGATTTCCTGGGCTTCGGCATGCCGCCCGGCTCGCCGTCGCTGGGTGAAATGATCGCCCAGGGCAAATCCAATCTGCAGGCTCCCTGGCTGGGGCTCTCGGCCTTCTTCACCATGTCGATCATGCTGTCGCTGCTGATTTTCATCGGCGAGGCCGTGCGCGACGCCTTCGATCCGAGGAAGACGTTCCGATGA
- a CDS encoding ABC transporter ATP-binding protein — translation MSENSTPLLSVRNLSVAFHQGGQTSIAVDGVSFDIRKGEVVALVGESGSGKSVSANSILKLLPYPAASHPSGEILFKGRDLLKASDNELRAVRGNDITMIFQEPMTSLNPLHTIERQISEILALHQGMVGEAARSRTLELLNQVGIREPEKRLKAYPHELSGGQRQRVMIAMALANRPELLIADEPTTALDVTVQAQILELLRDLKGAHGMSMLFITHDLGIVRKFADRVCVMTKGKIVETGTVEDVFTRPQHDYTRHLLAAEPRGEPPASDANKPVVMEGSDIRVWFPIKAGFMRKVVDHVKAVDGIDLKLRAGQTLGVVGESGSGKTTLGLALARLISSKGRIAFVGKDIAGYSFREMRPLRNQLQVVFQDPYGSLSPRMSVGEIIAEGLKVHERSLSADERDKRVCWALEEVGLDPSTRWRFPHEFSGGQRQRIAIARAMVLKPRFVMLDEPTSALDMSVQAQVVDLLRDLQQKHDLAYLFISHDLKVVKALANELIVMRFGKVVEQGASADIFRAPKEDYTRALLAAAFNIEAVPTAAIQQ, via the coding sequence ATGAGCGAAAATTCCACTCCGCTGCTGTCAGTCCGCAATCTCTCCGTCGCCTTTCATCAAGGCGGGCAGACCTCGATCGCCGTCGATGGCGTCTCCTTCGATATCCGCAAGGGCGAAGTCGTGGCGCTGGTCGGCGAATCCGGCTCAGGCAAATCGGTCTCGGCCAATTCGATCCTGAAACTCTTGCCCTATCCGGCCGCGAGCCACCCTTCCGGCGAAATCCTGTTCAAGGGCAGGGATCTGCTGAAGGCGTCCGACAACGAGTTGCGTGCTGTGCGCGGCAACGACATCACCATGATCTTTCAGGAGCCGATGACCTCGCTCAATCCGCTCCACACCATCGAGCGGCAGATCAGCGAGATCCTGGCCCTGCATCAGGGCATGGTGGGCGAGGCCGCCCGCAGCCGCACGCTGGAACTCTTGAACCAGGTCGGCATCCGCGAGCCGGAAAAGCGCCTCAAGGCCTATCCGCATGAGCTGTCGGGTGGCCAGCGCCAGCGCGTGATGATCGCCATGGCGCTCGCTAACCGCCCCGAACTCCTGATCGCCGACGAGCCGACGACGGCGCTCGACGTCACCGTGCAGGCACAGATCCTCGAACTCCTGCGCGACCTCAAGGGTGCGCATGGCATGTCGATGCTGTTCATCACCCACGATCTCGGCATCGTCCGTAAATTCGCCGACCGCGTCTGCGTGATGACCAAGGGCAAGATCGTTGAGACCGGCACGGTGGAAGACGTCTTCACTCGGCCGCAGCATGACTATACGCGTCATCTGCTGGCTGCTGAGCCGCGTGGTGAGCCGCCGGCGAGCGATGCGAACAAGCCCGTGGTCATGGAAGGCAGCGACATTCGCGTCTGGTTCCCGATCAAGGCTGGCTTCATGCGCAAGGTCGTCGATCATGTGAAAGCGGTCGACGGCATCGATCTGAAGCTCAGGGCCGGCCAGACGCTCGGTGTCGTCGGCGAATCCGGCTCAGGCAAGACCACGCTCGGTCTGGCGCTCGCCCGGCTTATTTCCTCCAAAGGCCGTATCGCCTTCGTCGGCAAGGATATAGCCGGCTATTCGTTTCGCGAAATGCGGCCGCTGCGCAACCAGCTGCAGGTCGTCTTCCAGGATCCTTATGGATCGCTCAGCCCGCGCATGTCGGTCGGCGAGATCATCGCCGAAGGGCTCAAGGTACATGAGCGGTCTCTTTCTGCCGATGAGCGTGACAAACGCGTCTGCTGGGCACTGGAGGAGGTGGGCCTCGATCCTTCCACGCGCTGGCGCTTCCCGCATGAGTTTTCGGGCGGCCAGCGCCAGCGCATCGCAATTGCTCGCGCCATGGTGCTGAAGCCGCGCTTCGTCATGCTCGACGAGCCCACCTCGGCACTCGACATGAGCGTGCAGGCGCAGGTCGTCGATCTGCTGCGGGACCTGCAGCAGAAGCACGATCTTGCCTATCTGTTCATCAGCCACGACCTGAAAGTGGTGAAGGCGCTCGCCAACGAACTGATCGTCATGCGCTTCGGCAAGGTCGTCGAGCAGGGCGCATCCGCCGATATTTTCCGGGCGCCGAAAGAGGATTACACCAGGGCGCTGCTTGCCGCCGCGTTCAATATCGAGGCGGTGCCGACCGCCGCCATCCAGCAATAG
- the pncB gene encoding nicotinate phosphoribosyltransferase, with protein sequence MTKTDIATRVYNHTWKLDPIIRSLIDTDFYKLLMLQMIWKLYPDVDATFSLINRTKSVRLAEVIDEKELREQLDHARTLRLSKKEMIWLAGNSFYGRAQIFEPEFLAWLSNFQLPEYELSKRDGQYILDFHGSWKETTMWEIPALAIINELRSRSALKALGPFTLDVLYARAKAKMWEKVERLRELPGLRISDFGTRRRHSFLWQRWCVEALKEGVPHAFTGTSNVLLAMDSDLEAVGTNAHELPMVAAALAKNDEELGKAPYKVLRDWNRLYGGNLLVVLPDAFGTASFLRNAPEWVADWTGFRPDSAPPIEGGEKIIDWWKKMGRDPRQKLLIFSDGLDVDAIIDTYKHFDGRVRMSFGWGTNLTNDFAGCAPTELKGLNPISIVCKVIEANGRPAVKLSDNPQKATGEPAEVERYLKFFGAEDRVDQEVLV encoded by the coding sequence ATGACCAAGACGGATATCGCCACCCGCGTCTATAACCATACCTGGAAGCTCGATCCGATCATCCGCAGCCTGATCGACACGGATTTCTACAAGCTCCTCATGCTGCAGATGATCTGGAAGCTCTATCCGGATGTCGATGCAACCTTCTCGCTTATCAATCGCACCAAGAGCGTTCGCCTCGCGGAAGTGATCGACGAGAAGGAATTGCGTGAGCAGCTCGACCATGCCCGCACGCTTCGCCTCTCCAAGAAGGAGATGATCTGGCTGGCGGGTAACAGTTTCTACGGCCGCGCCCAGATCTTCGAGCCGGAATTCCTCGCCTGGCTGTCGAATTTCCAGCTGCCGGAATATGAGCTATCGAAGCGCGACGGCCAGTATATTCTCGACTTTCACGGCTCGTGGAAGGAAACGACGATGTGGGAAATCCCCGCGCTCGCCATCATCAACGAGCTTCGCTCCCGCTCCGCTCTGAAGGCGTTGGGTCCCTTCACGCTCGATGTGCTCTATGCCCGCGCCAAGGCCAAGATGTGGGAGAAGGTGGAGCGGCTGCGCGAGCTGCCGGGTTTACGCATCTCCGATTTCGGGACACGCCGCCGTCACAGCTTCCTCTGGCAGCGCTGGTGCGTCGAGGCATTGAAGGAAGGCGTTCCGCACGCCTTCACCGGCACGAGCAACGTGCTGTTGGCCATGGATTCCGATCTCGAAGCCGTCGGCACCAATGCCCATGAGCTGCCGATGGTCGCCGCAGCACTTGCGAAAAATGATGAAGAGCTCGGAAAGGCACCCTACAAGGTGCTGCGTGACTGGAACCGCCTCTATGGGGGCAATCTGCTCGTCGTACTGCCCGATGCATTCGGCACGGCTTCCTTCCTGCGCAACGCGCCGGAATGGGTGGCCGACTGGACCGGCTTCCGCCCCGACAGCGCCCCTCCTATAGAGGGCGGTGAGAAGATCATCGACTGGTGGAAGAAGATGGGCCGCGATCCCCGCCAGAAGCTGCTGATCTTCTCCGACGGCCTCGATGTCGATGCCATCATCGACACCTACAAGCATTTCGACGGTCGCGTCCGCATGAGTTTTGGTTGGGGCACCAACCTCACCAACGATTTCGCCGGCTGCGCGCCCACCGAACTCAAGGGCCTCAATCCTATTTCGATCGTCTGCAAGGTCATCGAGGCAAATGGCCGGCCGGCCGTGAAGCTCTCGGACAATCCCCAGAAGGCGACGGGCGAGCCGGCGGAAGTCGAGCGTTATCTGAAGTTCTTCGGCGCAGAGGATCGCGTCGATCAGGAAGTGCTGGTTTAG